A genomic segment from Oxyura jamaicensis isolate SHBP4307 breed ruddy duck chromosome 5 unlocalized genomic scaffold, BPBGC_Ojam_1.0 oxy5_random_OJ106513, whole genome shotgun sequence encodes:
- the LOC118157406 gene encoding ciliary neurotrophic factor-like encodes MAAADTPSATTLRRRDLCSRGIRLARKMRADVADLLDIYVERQGLDASVSVAAVEGVPAAAAEHWSEQTGTQRLLDNLAAYRAFRALLAQMLEEQREQLGDADAALGRALAAVLLQVSAFAYHLEELLELESRGPPGDEGDGPPAPPRLSLFEQKLRGLGVLRELAQWAVRSVRDLRQLARPGPGAGSAPGLAEGQ; translated from the exons atggcagcagcagacacCCCCTCGGCCACCACCCTCCGGCGCCGCGACCTGTGCAGCCGCGGCATCCGCCTGGCCAGGAAGATGCGTGCGGACGTTGCCGACCTCCTGGACATCTAC GTGGAACGGCAGGGCCTGGACGCCTCGGTCAGCGTGGCGGCGGTGGAGGGGGTGCCGGCGGCAGCGGCGGAGCACTGGAGCGAGCAGACGGGGACGCAGCGGCTCCTGGACAACCTGGCGGCGTACCGGGCCTTCCGCGCGCTGCTGGCCCagatgctggaggagcagcGCGAGCAGCTGGGCGACGCCGACGCCGCGCTGGGCCGGGCGCTGGCGGCCGTCCTGCTGCAAGTCTCGGCCTTCGCCTACCACCtcgaggagctgctggagctggagagcCGCGGGCCCCCCGGTGACGAAGGGGACGggccccccgcgccccctcGCCTCAGCCTCTTCGAGCAGAAGCTGCggggcctgggggtgctgcGGGAGCTGGCCCAGTGGGCCGTGAGGTCCGTGAGGGACCTGCGGCAGctcgcccggcccggccccggcgctgGCTCAGCCCCTGGCCTGGCCGAGGGCCAGTGA